One Candidatus Poseidoniia archaeon genomic region harbors:
- a CDS encoding heme-copper oxidase subunit III — MSSNLDPENEHDSFQPILVALAIALLLAGLLAWPLLPLGLVIIVYGLWHWIGEEVELWSWSKTGGWRDGYYATIIIVITEALVFLVFFTFWFWARHYSADSWPPETVEFDMPFVGLTSLFLFLSAYTAHRSLSESSDSMWLPVTILLGALFLIGQGYEYFTLYEAGLTQESSFGTAFFALTGLHGLHVLVGIVVLSILHWLARTDSLHKETQLPESIVLYWHFVDAVWVFILLFVYLEVL; from the coding sequence ATGAGTTCGAATCTCGACCCAGAAAACGAGCATGACAGCTTCCAACCAATCCTAGTTGCGTTAGCTATCGCGCTGCTACTAGCCGGACTCCTAGCATGGCCCTTGCTACCACTAGGTTTGGTCATAATAGTATATGGGCTCTGGCACTGGATTGGCGAAGAAGTAGAACTATGGTCCTGGAGTAAAACGGGTGGATGGAGAGATGGTTACTACGCTACGATAATCATCGTTATCACGGAGGCTCTGGTGTTCCTAGTCTTCTTCACATTCTGGTTCTGGGCCCGCCATTATTCGGCTGATTCTTGGCCTCCTGAAACAGTCGAATTCGATATGCCTTTTGTTGGATTAACTTCCCTCTTCCTGTTCCTAAGTGCCTACACGGCTCACCGGTCACTTAGCGAGTCCTCTGATTCAATGTGGTTGCCAGTCACAATCCTACTGGGCGCACTTTTCCTAATCGGGCAGGGCTACGAATACTTCACACTCTATGAGGCTGGACTGACGCAGGAATCCAGTTTCGGGACCGCCTTCTTCGCGCTTACCGGCCTGCATGGCCTACACGTGCTGGTGGGTATCGTGGTCCTCAGCATCCTGCACTGGCTGGCAAGGACGGATTCGCTCCACAAGGAAACGCAACTGCCGGAGAGCATCGTGCTCTACTGGCACTTCGTTGATGCAGTCTGGGTGTTCATTCTTCTTTTCGTCTACCTGGAGGTACTCTAA
- a CDS encoding MarR family transcriptional regulator has protein sequence MNGDDFDLYNTPRGLKPITSPIKRGILNLLKDSPRTQREVMASIGRAQSTTARHLLELEAASLVRSSVDPADSRRKVYHLTGRLAATGGGPTNAFSSYFTQTVRNGLANDAPLMERINHGLRYVTQSWGLSLDSMLREVGHDIGIQMAESLDSSAELDAVIESLATLWEDNKMGLIEKHQDNPLVLRIDGNYDCTGVPDVGKPLCALDEGIMEGVLSNSIGGDWKVREFACHGTGHDHCLFKVEPPW, from the coding sequence ATGAATGGAGACGACTTCGACCTCTACAACACGCCTCGGGGGCTGAAGCCCATCACCAGTCCCATCAAGCGGGGAATCCTGAACTTGCTCAAGGACAGCCCGCGGACCCAGCGGGAAGTCATGGCCTCGATTGGGCGAGCGCAGTCTACGACTGCGCGTCACCTGCTTGAACTGGAAGCGGCGAGTCTGGTTAGGTCATCGGTAGACCCCGCGGACTCCCGGCGCAAGGTCTATCACCTCACAGGGCGGCTCGCTGCCACGGGTGGAGGACCCACTAATGCCTTCTCCAGCTATTTTACCCAGACCGTCCGCAATGGACTGGCCAATGATGCACCACTGATGGAGCGCATCAACCACGGCCTGCGCTACGTTACCCAATCATGGGGACTCTCGCTCGACTCGATGCTGCGCGAAGTGGGGCACGATATCGGAATCCAGATGGCGGAAAGCCTTGACAGCAGTGCGGAACTGGATGCCGTGATTGAGAGTCTTGCAACGCTCTGGGAGGATAACAAGATGGGGCTCATCGAGAAACATCAGGATAATCCACTGGTCCTGCGCATAGACGGAAACTACGACTGCACCGGCGTCCCCGATGTGGGCAAGCCGCTCTGCGCTCTCGACGAAGGCATCATGGAGGGTGTCCTCTCGAACTCCATCGGTGGTGACTGGAAAGTCCGTGAATTCGCCTGCCACGGCACCGGGCACGACCACTGCCTGTTCAAGGTCGAGCCCCCCTGGTGA
- a CDS encoding ZIP family metal transporter, whose product MDDQTFLFLLAAIMFAGALAFGYIPLGFRFSHARLEQFMALGAGVLVGSAFLVIIPEGLELTLGAAAGIAPLFLGGAILAGFTLMLLLEFFGLPHAVHHEADRELLSLSATIGLIIHASADGLALGASVTSSTETGLIVFAAIMLHKGPTAFGLASFLAHIETGPARSRLYLLLFALTSPIAAILAFYTLRDSALASDDNVGLALLFSAGTFLYVATVDVLPEVHSHDHEGESPTSFVILGMLLVLIVALLGPGH is encoded by the coding sequence ATGGACGACCAGACCTTTCTCTTTCTGCTGGCGGCCATCATGTTCGCCGGCGCGCTGGCGTTCGGCTACATCCCGCTCGGCTTCCGCTTTTCCCACGCGCGGCTGGAGCAGTTCATGGCGCTCGGTGCCGGGGTGCTGGTCGGCTCCGCCTTCCTGGTCATCATCCCCGAGGGGCTGGAGCTGACGCTGGGCGCGGCAGCCGGAATCGCGCCGCTGTTCCTTGGTGGCGCAATCCTGGCCGGCTTCACGCTGATGCTATTGCTCGAGTTCTTCGGGCTGCCGCACGCAGTCCACCACGAGGCGGACCGCGAGCTGCTGAGCCTCTCGGCAACCATCGGACTGATCATCCACGCCTCGGCCGACGGGCTGGCGCTAGGCGCCTCGGTCACCAGCAGCACCGAGACGGGTCTGATTGTCTTCGCCGCCATCATGCTCCACAAGGGGCCGACCGCCTTCGGGCTCGCCTCCTTCCTGGCGCACATCGAGACCGGGCCGGCGCGGTCGCGGCTCTACCTGCTGCTCTTTGCGCTGACGTCGCCGATTGCCGCAATCCTCGCCTTCTACACGCTGCGCGACAGCGCGCTAGCAAGCGACGACAACGTGGGTCTGGCACTGCTCTTCTCGGCCGGCACGTTCCTCTACGTCGCAACGGTCGACGTGCTGCCCGAAGTGCACAGCCACGACCACGAAGGCGAGTCACCAACCAGCTTCGTCATCCTGGGGATGCTGCTGGTGC